From the Argopecten irradians isolate NY chromosome 13, Ai_NY, whole genome shotgun sequence genome, one window contains:
- the LOC138305956 gene encoding uncharacterized protein has translation MSDSDDSDVPGVEMDMNILPYQFEPTRQVLEDITSEGESSESETDDEQDDHARARDSRTDNDAWCDCSMCSSMPTETECLCCQEVTLIQTKTEAKDITCITLHDGFVANCLNPDVLEVSMLEFADHHGPFGDNEPMHELYRHVAYRRFTRWIWQRLGKRNRKVLPACVVRSIREAFPSEEYCGFKYVRP, from the exons ATGTCTGACAGCGATGATAGCGATGTCCCAGGTGTTGAAATGGATATGAATATCCTTCCTTATCAATTTGAGCCAACAAGGCAAGTTTTGGAGGATATTACTTCTGAAGGCGAGTCATCGGAGAGCGAAACGGACGACGAGCAAGACGACCATGCTCGAGCTCGAGATTCACGCACAGACAACGATGCATG GTGCGACTGCAGCATGTGTTCCAGTATGCCCACAGAGACTGAATGCTTGTGCTGTCAAGAAGTCACCCTGATCCAGACCAAAACAGAGGCGAAAGATATAACATGCATTACACTGCATGATGGATTCGTGGCTAACTGTCTGAACCCTGATGTTTTGGAAGTGTCAATGTTGGAGTTTGCAGATCATCATGGCCCTTTTGGGGATAATGAGCCAATGCATGa GTTATACCGACATGTGGCATATCGTAGGTTTACCAGATGGATATGGCAGCGGCTTGGGAAAAGAAACCGAAAAGTCCTGCCTGCTTGTGTCGTTCGGAGTATCCGCGAAGCATTCCCCTCAGAGGAATACTGTGGTTTTAAGTATGTGAGGCCTTAG